From a single Ooceraea biroi isolate clonal line C1 chromosome 12, Obir_v5.4, whole genome shotgun sequence genomic region:
- the LOC105278867 gene encoding ERI1 exoribonuclease 3 isoform X2 — MAHRVLSRYPRTMVHHSQKVVQRFEYLLVMDFEATCDKNPVLKPQEIIELPCAAVSTYDWELKDTFHTYVRPRIRPVLTPFCTDLTGIMQETVDNQPCFADVFTAFRKWLTKGGYFDRPDKSSFVTCGSWDLKIMLPAQCDLDGITLSDEFKQWIDLKHTFCESTDYFPRSLKDMLARLNLPLQGRLHSGIDDVKNMVSIIQALRNTYNTQFKITSSLMTSTLNLGTKQEHEREHERKNT; from the coding sequence ATGGCTCATCGAGTTCTCAGTCGATATCCCAGAACGATGGTACATCATTCGCAGAAAGTGGTGCAAAGGTTCGAGTACCTGCTCGTGATGGACTTTGAGGCTACGTGCGACAAAAACCCAGTGCTCAAACCGCAGGAGATCATAGAACTACCGTGCGCAGCGGTGTCCACATACGACTGGGAGTTGAAGGACACGTTTCACACATATGTCAGACCGAGGATTCGCCCCGTGCTCACACCGTTTTGTACGGATTTGACGGGGATCATGCAGGAGACTGTGGACAATCAGCCTTGCTTCGCAGACGTATTCACGGCGTTCCGGAAGTGGCTGACGAAGGGAGGGTACTTCGACAGGCCCGACAAGAGCTCGTTCGTGACATGCGGCAGTTGGGACCTGAAGATCATGCTACCGGCCCAGTGTGATTTAGACGGCATCACGTTATCGGATGAATTCAAACAGTGGATAGACTTGAAGCATACATTCTGCGAATCCACCGACTACTTCCCACGGAGCTTGAAAGACATGCTCGCACGATTGAACCTTCCACTGCAAGGACGTCTACACTCGGGCATCGACGATGTGAAGAATATGGTTTCGATAATACAAGCTTTGAGAAATACGTATAAtacacaatttaaaattacttcATCGTTAATGACTTCCACATTAAATTTGGGCACCAAGCAGGAACATGAAAGGGAACATGAAAGAAAGAACAcgtga
- the LOC113561407 gene encoding ERI1 exoribonuclease 3-like isoform X1 produces the protein MYIRSRIDTVESPIHIIQGTSMAHRVLSRYPRTMVHHSQKVVQRFEYLLVMDFEATCDKNPVLKPQEIIELPCAAVSTYDWELKDTFHTYVRPRIRPVLTPFCTDLTGIMQETVDNQPCFADVFTAFRKWLTKGGYFDRPDKSSFVTCGSWDLKIMLPAQCDLDGITLSDEFKQWIDLKHTFCESTDYFPRSLKDMLARLNLPLQGRLHSGIDDVKNMVSIIQALRNTYNTQFKITSSLMTSTLNLGTKQEHEREHERKNT, from the exons ATGTATATACGTAGTCGAATCGATACTGTG GAATCACCCATTCATATCATCCAAGGAACAAGTATGGCTCATCGAGTTCTCAGTCGATATCCCAGAACGATGGTACATCATTCGCAGAAAGTGGTGCAAAGGTTCGAGTACCTGCTCGTGATGGACTTTGAGGCTACGTGCGACAAAAACCCAGTGCTCAAACCGCAGGAGATCATAGAACTACCGTGCGCAGCGGTGTCCACATACGACTGGGAGTTGAAGGACACGTTTCACACATATGTCAGACCGAGGATTCGCCCCGTGCTCACACCGTTTTGTACGGATTTGACGGGGATCATGCAGGAGACTGTGGACAATCAGCCTTGCTTCGCAGACGTATTCACGGCGTTCCGGAAGTGGCTGACGAAGGGAGGGTACTTCGACAGGCCCGACAAGAGCTCGTTCGTGACATGCGGCAGTTGGGACCTGAAGATCATGCTACCGGCCCAGTGTGATTTAGACGGCATCACGTTATCGGATGAATTCAAACAGTGGATAGACTTGAAGCATACATTCTGCGAATCCACCGACTACTTCCCACGGAGCTTGAAAGACATGCTCGCACGATTGAACCTTCCACTGCAAGGACGTCTACACTCGGGCATCGACGATGTGAAGAATATGGTTTCGATAATACAAGCTTTGAGAAATACGTATAAtacacaatttaaaattacttcATCGTTAATGACTTCCACATTAAATTTGGGCACCAAGCAGGAACATGAAAGGGAACATGAAAGAAAGAACAcgtga
- the LOC105278864 gene encoding serine protease easter-like: MLSVEIAGTLGKCVLNSDAPVTISELRQLVEEATGFPSDQYYIVYNGRLMHENDVCPGGRATVVPRLLGGKGGFGSMLRAIGAQIEKTTNREACRDLSGRRLRDINEEKRLKAWIEKQAKREEETAERKKKKLEKLCAEPRHEFKDQRYDQERANLTERVSDAVDEGFKLAGTSGIKRRVEEEVKPNKRKTMLDLDIDSDELEDMSDSSDNESTANASPEVGSKEEQTSNDSGHSSDGSEKIENTGKTESEHAESTLDMETTDEVSSDTPADAKFDVTGHRNWKLLDQRRCGNSNSDRIIGGKNASLGAYPWIARLGYTNGIENESYKCGGTLINRLYVITAAHCVVNLRDNFRMSTVRLGEHNSLTDPDCEKDHCAEPVQDFLPESIIVHQSYNTPRNMHDIALIRLQKSVTYSEYVKPICMMHGRLLGKNFVGETAEVAGWGIYDLNIPKTSTTLLTVKLPVVELERCKQAFSKHVDIGDQQMCVGGVLGRDSCSGDSGGPLMKVESESGPPRYYLLGIVSFGVRHCGGTTTPAIYTKVAKYITWILDNISP; the protein is encoded by the exons ATGTTGAGCGTAGAAATCGCGGGTACGCTTGGAAAATGCGTTCTTAATAGTGATGCCCCTGTAACAATCTCTGAATTACGGCAACTAGTTGAAGAAGCGACG GGATTTCCAAGTGATCAATACTACATCGTATACAATGGACGACTCATGCACGAAAACGACGTCTGTCCGGGCGGCCGTGCGACCGTTGTTCCGCGGTTGCTGGGTGGCAAGGGTGGCTTTGGTTCCATGCTGCGCGCGATAGGCGCGCAGATAGAGAAGACGACGAACCGCGAGGCGTGCAGGGACCTCAGCGGACGTCGGTTGCGCGACATAAACGAGGAGAAGAGACTGAAGGCCTGGATCGAGAAGCAGGCCAAGCGGGAGGAAGAAACGGCGGAGCGCAAGAAGAAAAAGCTGGAGAAGTTGTGCGCCGAGCCGCGACACGAGTTCAAGGACCAGCGCTACGACCAGGAACGAGCGAATTTGACCGAGAGGGTCAGCGACGCGGTGGACGAAGGCTTTAAGCTCGCTGGCACATCTGGCATCAAGAGGAGGGTCGAGGAAGAGGTTAAACCGAACAAACGCAAGACCATGTTGGACCTGGACATTGATTCGGACGAGCTCGAAGACATGTCGGACAGCAGCGACAACGAGAGTACTGCCAATGCGTCGCCCGAGGTAGGAAGCAAGGAAGAGCAAACGTCGAACGACAGCGGACACTCGAGCGATGGCAGTGAAAAAATCGAGAACACTGGGAAGACAGAGAGCGAGCATGCCGAGTCGACGCTTGACATGGAAACAACAGACGAAGTTTCGAGTGATACGCCAGCGGATGCGAAAT TCGATGTAACGGGACATCGTAACTGGAAGCTGCTGGACCAGCGGAGATGCGGCAATTCTAACAGCGATCGCATTATCGGCGGCAAGAACGCGAGCCTCGGCGCGTATCCTTGGATCGCGAGATTGGGATACACCAATGGCATCGAGAACGAGAGCTACAAATGCGGTGGCACTTTAATCAATCGGCTCTATGTAATCACCGCCGCCCATTGCGTGGTGAATCTGCGCGACAA TTTCAGGATGTCTACGGTGCGCCTGGGCGAGCACAACAGCCTGACCGATCCTGATTGCGAGAAAGACCATTGCGCGGAGCCGGTGCAAGACTTCCTGCCAGAATCGATAATCGTCCATCAGAGTTACAATACGCCGCGCAACATGCACGATATCGCTTTAATACGGCTGCAGAAATCGGTAACGTATAGCG AGTATGTGAAGCCGATATGCATGATGCATGGTCGACTGCTGGGGAAGAACTTCGTCGGTGAGACAGCGGAAGTCGCCGGTTGGGGAATTTATGATCTCA acATTCCAAAGACCAGCACGACTCTATTGACGGTGAAATTACCGGTCGTCGAACTAGAGAGGTGCAAACAGGCCTTCAGCAAACATGTGGACATTGGGGACCAGCAGATGTGCGTAGGCGGGGTCCTGGGCCGAGATTCTTGCAGCGGCGACAGCGGTGGGCCCCTGATGAAAGTGGAGAGCGAGAGTGGGCCCCCCAGGTACTACTTACTCGGCATTGTCTCCTTCGGCGTGCGACATTGCGGCGGCACCACGACACCAGCCATCTACACCAAGGTGGCCAAGTACATCACGTGGATCCTGGACAATATATCCCCGTGA
- the LOC105278868 gene encoding uncharacterized protein LOC105278868, whose protein sequence is MYREDHQHVRIQQIILAEYRTLSDKQHEMVSCQGYSIVRIKNKTIMVFIGPRIPAIIVLFLIRDNRESEENYLRCNTPNNIIFLSPATSPQSVASSRSGPLDRNSPISMVSSVAVAGHTIPIRATHAALVWNSVKTGKSEIKEFTIRNTSNNKIKIQIDMSDAKKSFKFLSDRQTVTTSMVLAMQRQEIKTLAVVFSPYHIGPAVGKITIKHYATDSSDSQQHKKIPLYGYGGCGKVKVSDTFKDAGGKMWLSLGTLSSETTALTANITLQNVGDLSSFAKIKVVPKVISPTMDSSWHISQKELILNPRENRRVAIEFYPKKEDFAILQRLEVSHVATINVTYGDESTRLRIRRLYNKIKETGELTENENEAFKNIVHPICKAFPGEQIIPGLTSIRDTIQNLSDLCTGVHQYEIMLTVEECADDTLPVHYDTDESQMDYSLMNDTTHIDEAAGASFFTSSMTVECEAQYSELGEEQFTVTPSTVVLNPPIRNEATVTVLGSFKAAQPFQTGWSKLKLSNSSYFSVVPAKGMLPSRRGFPLKVKCSQRIKRNTHAVLEIYTENSKQDVLINVIVKRQ, encoded by the exons atgtacagagAAGACCATCAACACGTCCGTATCCAACAGATAATACTGGCGGAATATCGAACACTGAGTGACAAACAACACGAGATGGTCTCATGTCAAGGTTACTCTATTGTTCGGATCAAAAATAAGACTATTATGGTATTCATAGGGCCCAGAATACCGGCCATAATAGTCTTATTTTTGATCCGAGACAATAGA GAATCTgaggaaaattatttacgttGCAATACacctaataatataatatttttgagcCCTGCAACGTCGCCACAGAGTGTAGCTTCTAGTAG GTCTGGACCTTTGGATCGGAATTCACCAATCAGCATGGTGTCTAGCGTAGCCGTTGCGGGACACACAATTCCAATCAGAGCAACGCACGCTGCTCTAGTATGGAATAGCGTGAAAACGGGAAAGAGTGAAATTAAGGAATTCACAATTCGCAATACAAGCAATAACAAGATCAAAATTCAGATAGATATGTCGGATGCGAAAAAGAGTTTTAAG TTTCTCAGCGACAGACAAACTGTCACTACAAGCATGGTGTTGGCGATGCAACGTCAAGAGATCAAAACGCTCGCAGTTGTGTTTAGCCCGTATCATATAGGTCCAGCAGTTGGAAAAATTACCATCAAACATTACGCGACGGACAGCAGCGATTCTCAGCAACACAAAAAG ATACCTTTGTACGGATACGGCGGCTGTGGCAAAGTGAAAGTCTCGGACACATTTAAAGATGCGGGTGGAAAGATGTGGTTGTCGCTTGGTACTTTATCCTCCGAGACTACGGCTTTGACCGCGAACATCACGTTGCAAAATGTCGGCGACTTGAGTTCATTTGCCAAAATCAAAGTTGTACCAAAAG tTATATCTCCGACAATGGATTCCAGTTGGCACATAAGTCAAAAAGAACTGATACTCAATCCCAGAGAGAATCGGCGAGTGGCGATAGAATTCTATCCCAAGAAAGAAGACTTTGCGATATTACAGCGTTTGGAAGTCTCACATGTCGCGACGATAAACGTCACTTACGGAGATGAATCGACCCGCTTGCGGATACGCAG ATTGTACAATAAGATAAAAGAGACAGGTGAATTGACCGAAAACGAGAATGAAGCATTCAAGAATATTGTGCATCCCATATGCAAAGCTTTTCCTGGAGAGCAAATAATTCCTGGTTTAACATCAATTCGTGATACCATT CAAAACTTGAGTGATCTGTGCACCGGGGTTCACCAGTACGAAATAATGCTCACAGTGGAAGAGTGCGCGGATGATACTTTGCCCGTTCATTATGACACTGACGAATCACAGATGGATTACTCCCTTATGAATGACACTACTCACATAGACGAAGCAGCTGGAGCAAGTTTTTTCACTTCTTC GATGACGGTAGAATGTGAAGCTCAGTATTCTGAATTAGGAGAGGAACAATTCACCGTGACTCCGTCCACTGTCGTTCTCAATCCTCCGATCCGAAATGAGGCAACTGTGACTGTTCTCGGTTCTTTCAAAGCAGCCCAGCCATTTCAAACCGGCTGGTCGAAGTTAAAACTGTCGAACTCGAGTTATTTTAGTGTCGTTCCCGCGAAAGGAATGCTGCCGAGCAGAAGAGGTTTCCCTTTAAAAGTAAAATGCTCGCAGAGAATAAAACGTAACACCCATGCCGTACTCGAGATTTATACGGAGAACAGTAAACAGGATGTACTGATTAATGTTATTGTAAAACGACAGTGA
- the LOC105278867 gene encoding ERI1 exoribonuclease 3 isoform X1: protein MLPNNLHCMYIRSRIDTVESPIHIIQGTSMAHRVLSRYPRTMVHHSQKVVQRFEYLLVMDFEATCDKNPVLKPQEIIELPCAAVSTYDWELKDTFHTYVRPRIRPVLTPFCTDLTGIMQETVDNQPCFADVFTAFRKWLTKGGYFDRPDKSSFVTCGSWDLKIMLPAQCDLDGITLSDEFKQWIDLKHTFCESTDYFPRSLKDMLARLNLPLQGRLHSGIDDVKNMVSIIQALRNTYNTQFKITSSLMTSTLNLGTKQEHEREHERKNT from the exons ATGCTACCCAACAATTTGCATTGCATGTATATACGTAGTCGAATCGATACTGTG GAATCACCCATTCATATCATCCAAGGAACAAGTATGGCTCATCGAGTTCTCAGTCGATATCCCAGAACGATGGTACATCATTCGCAGAAAGTGGTGCAAAGGTTCGAGTACCTGCTCGTGATGGACTTTGAGGCTACGTGCGACAAAAACCCAGTGCTCAAACCGCAGGAGATCATAGAACTACCGTGCGCAGCGGTGTCCACATACGACTGGGAGTTGAAGGACACGTTTCACACATATGTCAGACCGAGGATTCGCCCCGTGCTCACACCGTTTTGTACGGATTTGACGGGGATCATGCAGGAGACTGTGGACAATCAGCCTTGCTTCGCAGACGTATTCACGGCGTTCCGGAAGTGGCTGACGAAGGGAGGGTACTTCGACAGGCCCGACAAGAGCTCGTTCGTGACATGCGGCAGTTGGGACCTGAAGATCATGCTACCGGCCCAGTGTGATTTAGACGGCATCACGTTATCGGATGAATTCAAACAGTGGATAGACTTGAAGCATACATTCTGCGAATCCACCGACTACTTCCCACGGAGCTTGAAAGACATGCTCGCACGATTGAACCTTCCACTGCAAGGACGTCTACACTCGGGCATCGACGATGTGAAGAATATGGTTTCGATAATACAAGCTTTGAGAAATACGTATAAtacacaatttaaaattacttcATCGTTAATGACTTCCACATTAAATTTGGGCACCAAGCAGGAACATGAAAGGGAACATGAAAGAAAGAACAcgtga
- the LOC105278862 gene encoding replication stress response regulator SDE2, with amino-acid sequence MLSVEIAGTLGKCVLNSDAPVTISELRQLVEEATGFPSDQYYIVYNGRLMHENDVCPGGRATVVPRLLGGKGGFGSMLRAIGAQIEKTTNREACRDLSGRRLRDINEEKRLKAWIEKQAKREEETAERKKKKLEKLCAEPRHEFKDQRYDQERANLTERVSDAVDEGFKLAGTSGIKRRVEEEVKPNKRKTMLDLDIDSDELEDMSDSSDNESTANASPEVGSKEEQTSNDSGHSSDGSEKIENTGKTESEHAESTLDMETTDEVSSDTPADAKCAENSAKT; translated from the exons ATGTTGAGCGTAGAAATCGCGGGTACGCTTGGAAAATGCGTTCTTAATAGTGATGCCCCTGTAACAATCTCTGAATTACGGCAACTAGTTGAAGAAGCGACG GGATTTCCAAGTGATCAATACTACATCGTATACAATGGACGACTCATGCACGAAAACGACGTCTGTCCGGGCGGCCGTGCGACCGTTGTTCCGCGGTTGCTGGGTGGCAAGGGTGGCTTTGGTTCCATGCTGCGCGCGATAGGCGCGCAGATAGAGAAGACGACGAACCGCGAGGCGTGCAGGGACCTCAGCGGACGTCGGTTGCGCGACATAAACGAGGAGAAGAGACTGAAGGCCTGGATCGAGAAGCAGGCCAAGCGGGAGGAAGAAACGGCGGAGCGCAAGAAGAAAAAGCTGGAGAAGTTGTGCGCCGAGCCGCGACACGAGTTCAAGGACCAGCGCTACGACCAGGAACGAGCGAATTTGACCGAGAGGGTCAGCGACGCGGTGGACGAAGGCTTTAAGCTCGCTGGCACATCTGGCATCAAGAGGAGGGTCGAGGAAGAGGTTAAACCGAACAAACGCAAGACCATGTTGGACCTGGACATTGATTCGGACGAGCTCGAAGACATGTCGGACAGCAGCGACAACGAGAGTACTGCCAATGCGTCGCCCGAGGTAGGAAGCAAGGAAGAGCAAACGTCGAACGACAGCGGACACTCGAGCGATGGCAGTGAAAAAATCGAGAACACTGGGAAGACAGAGAGCGAGCATGCCGAGTCGACGCTTGACATGGAAACAACAGACGAAGTTTCGAGTGATACGCCAGCGGATGCGAAATGTGCTGAGAATTCTGCGAAAACGTAA
- the LOC113563063 gene encoding uncharacterized protein LOC113563063: MDISDNIIDLTLSVNANTEMQSDLNRIINYVDIGKNTERFCRCIVGMTRDANIELVNNGDRWITYSLKLVEVLGDRQRIKLNIHQDTVLIKPNGVQSTKIEVKIIKMCKPICIVLYIMLSDIVAKSNWAMKHTILVDPEQLKLEIMCDSHKEELDFQYIGENSTKTLPITFHNKNSIAVPVTLFISHDGPKIFSIESGSQDELTLVLKPYEKCTVNVKCDKLQLTSMEPQYWKGKLIVHVQCDDDTVLFKKDVPLYAKTGTCKIQVIDTEIPIVVPRQQGKVLNIVNSGNVATHVSATVVPIEGYSDAAQDFSVKPDHIFLHAGDNGLFLIVYKSQCLDAKAVDNERNARIKLVAGNNVYHYNICAEQISENYLRCNTPNNIIFLSPATSPQSVASSRSGPLDRNSPISMVSSVAVAGHTIPIRATHAALVWNSVKTGKSEIKEFTIRNTSNNKIKIQIDMSDAKKSFKFLSDRQTVTTSMVLAMQRQEIKTLAVVFSPYHIGPAVGKITIKHYATDSSDSQQHKKIPLYGYGGCGKVKVSDTFKDAGGKMWLSLGTLSSETTALTANITLQNVGDLSSFAKIKVVPKVISPTMDSSWHISQKELILNPRENRRVAIEFYPKKEDFAILQRLEVSHVATINVTYGDESTRLRIRRLYNKIKETGELTENENEAFKNIVHPICKAFPGEQIIPGLTSIRDTIQNLSDLCTGVHQYEIMLTVEECADDTLPVHYDTDESQMDYSLMNDTTHIDEAAGASFFTSSMTVECEAQYSELGEEQFTVTPSTVVLNPPIRNEATVTVLGSFKAAQPFQTGWSKLKLSNSSYFSVVPAKGMLPSRRGFPLKVKCSQRIKRNTHAVLEIYTENSKQDVLINVIVKRQ, from the exons ATggatatttctgataacatTATAGACCTAACACTCTCAGTGAACGCAAATACAGAAATGCAGTCTGATTTAAATCGTATCATCA ATTATGTCGATATCGGTAAGAATACTGAACGATTTTGCCGTTGCATCGTTGGCATGACGCGTGACGCTAACATTGAACTTGTAAACAACGGAGACAGATGGATCACGTATTCCTTAAAACTGGTGGAAGTATTAGGAGATAgacaaagaattaaattaaatatacatcaaGATACAGTTTTAATAAAGCCTAACGGAGTACAATCTACGAAG ATCGAAGTAAAAATCATCAAAATGTGCAAACCTATCTGCATagtgttatatattatgttatcaGATATAGTAGCAAAGTCAAACTGGGCTATGAAGCACACGATCCTAGTCGATCCAGAGCAACTCAAACTCGAAATCATGTGTGACTCTCACAAAGAAGAATTAGATTTTCAGTATATTGGAGAAAATTCAACAAAAACGCTGCCTATAACATTTCATAACAAGAACAGTATTGCTGTACCTGTTACACTTTTTATATCACAT GATGGACCAAAAATATTCAGTATTGAAAGTGGATCTCAAGACGAACTGACACTAGTACTTAAGCCTTATGAAAAATGTACTGTTAATGTAAAGTGTGATAAATTACAACTTACATCAATGG AGCCACAGTATTGGAAGGGTAAATTGATTGTACACGTTCAATGTGACGATGATACTGTACTATTCAAGAAAGACGTGCCTCTTTATGCAAAAACAGGTACTTGTAAAATTCAGGTAATCGACACGGAGATACCTATAGTTGTGCCAAGGCAACAAGGCAAAGTGTTGAATATCGTTAATTCGGGAAACGTGGCGACGCACGTATCCGCTACTGTCGTGCCAATCGAGGGCTATTCAGACGCGGCACAAGATTTCTCCGTAAAGCCAGATCATATATTTCTGCACGCTGGAGACAACGGTTTATTCCTAATTGTATATAAGTCACAGTGTTTGGATGCAAAAGCTGTAGATAACGAAAG AAACGCAAGGATTAAATTGGTTGCTGGTAACAATGTTTACCATTACAACATATGTGCCGAACaaatatctgaaaattatttacgttGCAATACacctaataatataatatttttgagcCCTGCAACGTCGCCACAGAGTGTAGCTTCTAGTAG GTCTGGACCTTTGGATCGGAATTCACCAATCAGCATGGTGTCTAGCGTAGCCGTTGCGGGACACACAATTCCAATCAGAGCAACGCACGCTGCTCTAGTATGGAATAGCGTGAAAACGGGAAAGAGTGAAATTAAGGAATTCACAATTCGCAATACAAGCAATAACAAGATCAAAATTCAGATAGATATGTCGGATGCGAAAAAGAGTTTTAAG TTTCTCAGCGACAGACAAACTGTCACTACAAGCATGGTGTTGGCGATGCAACGTCAAGAGATCAAAACGCTCGCAGTTGTGTTTAGCCCGTATCATATAGGTCCAGCAGTTGGAAAAATTACCATCAAACATTACGCGACGGACAGCAGCGATTCTCAGCAACACAAAAAG ATACCTTTGTACGGATACGGCGGCTGTGGCAAAGTGAAAGTCTCGGACACATTTAAAGATGCGGGTGGAAAGATGTGGTTGTCGCTTGGTACTTTATCCTCCGAGACTACGGCTTTGACCGCGAACATCACGTTGCAAAATGTCGGCGACTTGAGTTCATTTGCCAAAATCAAAGTTGTACCAAAAG tTATATCTCCGACAATGGATTCCAGTTGGCACATAAGTCAAAAAGAACTGATACTCAATCCCAGAGAGAATCGGCGAGTGGCGATAGAATTCTATCCCAAGAAAGAAGACTTTGCGATATTACAGCGTTTGGAAGTCTCACATGTCGCGACGATAAACGTCACTTACGGAGATGAATCGACCCGCTTGCGGATACGCAG ATTGTACAATAAGATAAAAGAGACAGGTGAATTGACCGAAAACGAGAATGAAGCATTCAAGAATATTGTGCATCCCATATGCAAAGCTTTTCCTGGAGAGCAAATAATTCCTGGTTTAACATCAATTCGTGATACCATT CAAAACTTGAGTGATCTGTGCACCGGGGTTCACCAGTACGAAATAATGCTCACAGTGGAAGAGTGCGCGGATGATACTTTGCCCGTTCATTATGACACTGACGAATCACAGATGGATTACTCCCTTATGAATGACACTACTCACATAGACGAAGCAGCTGGAGCAAGTTTTTTCACTTCTTC GATGACGGTAGAATGTGAAGCTCAGTATTCTGAATTAGGAGAGGAACAATTCACCGTGACTCCGTCCACTGTCGTTCTCAATCCTCCGATCCGAAATGAGGCAACTGTGACTGTTCTCGGTTCTTTCAAAGCAGCCCAGCCATTTCAAACCGGCTGGTCGAAGTTAAAACTGTCGAACTCGAGTTATTTTAGTGTCGTTCCCGCGAAAGGAATGCTGCCGAGCAGAAGAGGTTTCCCTTTAAAAGTAAAATGCTCGCAGAGAATAAAACGTAACACCCATGCCGTACTCGAGATTTATACGGAGAACAGTAAACAGGATGTACTGATTAATGTTATTGTAAAACGACAGTGA